Genomic window (Gadus chalcogrammus isolate NIFS_2021 chromosome 3, NIFS_Gcha_1.0, whole genome shotgun sequence):
ttctcaaccttggctgagataacccccactatgagtctcgttgtagaaataccagagacgagagtctgacgtgttatgcgccataacaccaaaagcagaacggttatccaaataacaaggaattgtacaacacttgcattacagtcctggagctctatatctaaataatatcatataatacatagatatctatatcatataatacatattatcacggccaaaagctgtgtgcgcctccagacgatattatgaatcacaaacaactttgtcgggttctgcgacgtctctggttcttccactttcacatcaaactgaagtagactgaaccgcgcgctgcctgctgccggctgcccgctgccgggcgatggtgcctcgtggcaaccggcggcatgtcgcagttcatgtacttcagcgagtcaaagccaaagttcctttcccccaattccttctcaaccatggctcagataacccccacgacagtctcgttgtggaaatacaagagacgtcaaagaaccgacaagaaacacttgcgttacagtgtgtgtattcacacacacacatgtggcgctcgcacggtcgtgtctcattggcgggccaatgtctctgggcgggccaagcagagtaaggggaggagcttagatgctttatgacgtCCTAAATAAAggcattccaaatcagcgcgcttgagactccgttttttcaaaggcgagcagaagagctagtgctcgttttacaccaaacgcaagttttagccactgggggaccataggcaggctaggggaactcatagtTATGTTAGAAAatctcataaagtgagattttcatgtcatgggacctttaaacagcccttgccgtcactgttgcgtcgaccaataggtccTTGGCatcgacggatagttaaaaaatattggatgcgcacgtaagctacggagagggtctccgacaggctctccagCTACGGAGAGTGCTCTCtgtgtctacgtacagcactttaacatgcacacactcaccgtTGATGTGAAAAGAAAACGAGCTGTGCAAAACTAGCACACGACACTATTTCtacaacccctgtctgggaattcagaaatgcaaaagCCATAAtcaagtttattggtgttttcattgctactgatctacggccattctcAGTTTTTGacaaacaagccgttttttttaaatttcccCTGAACTATGAACCATACTGTCCTGTAtcgtaccgtgacttcaaaaccgaggtacgtactgaaccgtgacttttgtgtaccgttacacccctagtttcCAGATTAATTGGAGCTCAAATGTGGACAGTCCCGGTTACAATCCATGTTCAGGTTTCTCAGTAGTCCTAGGAGCAAGGGCGTCGCTCTGCATAATTAAAGCTGTGTTGCGTGCCCTTTGGCCTTGTTAGGAGTGCAGGCTcaggtggagcagcaggagcattctccccctttcctccctaGGCAGTCCTGGGTCACCCCAGCTCCCCACTACTACGGAGAATGTCACAACCTAGCGCTGGGTTATGCATGAGTTTACACACAATCCTATTCCTGAGGCAAATGttgaattattaaaaaaaaagtatccatGTCCCGACCTAGTATGCACAATACTAACTCCGGAGCCGTTAGTGCATGGAATGGGTTGACAACAGGTTGAGCGGTCCAGTCCATCAGTGGTCCTAGGGTGTCCAAAGTAGGGTGACCACTTTGGACACCCTAACCTCTAACCTTAtttctaaccctcaccctggccCCTTTGGACACCCTAACCATTACCATGACCCCTTTAGACACCTTAACTCTAACTCGAACCCTAaaggctcgattccaccggaggcgtacgcgccgcggcaCGGCTGCACCACGGTCaacgctgctgatcgcttccactctaatcaatgagaccatttccaccgggcgcgccgcggaacgtttcagcagcgtcccaggagcggcgtgctgtgccgcggcgctatctttccgtcgcacttctatttttgccgcgagccgctgctaaaccgtgtcaatttcgacagagcagatcgagccgggcaggaagtgaaaagtaaaagccatagagcatccggtcaattttcaaaataaaacacaatactcagctcatgtaacttcacatcaacattattacgtcatgaccggtggcaccaggtcagcagtcaatcaatcaaagggtccgcaacatggacgacgagagactcattgtcgaacttcagcaacatgaagtcatttatgtaccaaatctcaaaaaatgtcagaaaggacaaagcgtggcatttaatttcaatagttttgggagtggaaggtgagtgcattaggtttaggattatcgcgtgatctcgtgatctcgcgtggatacggctggctcgcaaggcagcgctacgctgccagtaggaatggacgcagggcagaggacgcagccgttccgcggcacAGCCGTTCCGCGCCCCTTAcgtgtccggtggaatcccggtgtaacGGGGCTTTGCAGCAGTAATGCTCCGATGCCTGCCGGATGTTGAATCACATCCAAGCATCAAGGGGCATAGCCTGAGGTCATCAGAGACGTAGTGGAGCTAAATACCAAAGTATTGGCAATGGGCAAATGCTTATCTAAACACCACTCTTGTCTAGTACAGATGTGCATACCGTTACAAATGTGATTCGTTCAAATGAGTCCAAAACAACCGAGTATGAAGGCACACTGGTCAATGTTTTCTGTTCTTTTGTTGGTTTGTCAGCAGCATGGCGGTGGTTCATGGTGCTTTAACTTCTCATATGTTTTCTCCCAGCTGCCGTGGGCCGGCTACCCCAACCGCTTCGCCATGGACCCGCGAATCATGAACCACCAGGCGGCCATGGCCTACAACTTCAACCTGCTGCAGGCCCAAAACCGCGGGCCGTCCCTACCCTACGGCGCGGTGGGCCACCCCTCACCCCTGGGCCTGGCCCAGCCCAGCCCGGACAAGGAGCTGCACGTTGACCCCCTCAGGAACGGTGGGTCCCTGGGCCCTTCTAGCTCTCAACACATGTTTTATAAATGCCATTAAACAAAGTCCAAGACTACTTACACAAACACCTCTCTAAAGGAGGTGTTTGTATTTTCTTTAGCTTGTAAAATTAGGTAATCTTGTGGCCGCAATCATTGTAAATGTTTCTGGGCTTGTTTTCCAGGTAAATTGGAAGGCTGTCCAAAGCCCGAGCAGAGTCGTCTGCAGACGCCAGAACGCAAACTTGCAGAGTTGAAGGACAAGCAGGCGAGTCACACGCACTGACCTCTTCTTCCTTTCACACCCTCACTCACAGACCATCCAACATAGACCACAGTGGTCAAGGGCGTCCCAGGGCCGAGAACTCACACTCTCATGTGTCTCTCAGGGGGACGTGGACGCGGGGCGAGGCCTGGAGTCCCACATTGACGGCCCGGGGGCCTTCCCCAACACCATGCTCAATCGCAAGGACCCCTCGGCAGGCCATAGACCCCTCAACTACCACCTGACTCCCCCGAACCAGGGCTTTGTCCCGCACCCGTCCGGGGGGCGCCCCTTCCCCCAGCAGTACCCAGTCTCCAGGCTGCCTTACCGGGTGGGCCAGCCCTCGCAACACCCGGCCATGGGCCAGCAGTCGCAGCTCGGCACCGCCTACTCGGGCGGGATCCACAACCCCGCCTTCTTCGGTGGACCCGTCCCCTCACACAGGGGAGTGCACTCCCCCACCCTGGATGGCTCCGAGTCCGTGGACGATGGGGCCGGCTCCATGAGGGCTCCCATGGGGGCCCACGCGGCTGGCCACCACCCCGGCCTCCTGCAGCCCGGCAGGGTCAACAACTTTGGTGAAGAAGGGCCGGACGGTGGCCCGGCAGACAGCCTGGGTGAGTGGAGCTCCAAGACCACTAGCACCGCTAGCAAACCCGTTGTGAAACAAGTCTTGAAAAGAGCATTCATTTTGTTTGAGTATGGAGGGTTCCGCTGCATCCCACTGACTAACCCTGTGTCCCCACAGACCTGCAAGGCTCTCTTGCGCTGGAGGTCctcggccagcagcagcaggcggcgAGGCTGGGCCAGTGGGGGGAGCCTGGGGGGCCCTTCCTCCAGGGCGGCATGGCCTTCCCTCTGCCTCCGCAGCTTGCCCACCTGGCCCAGCCCGGCATCGTCCAGCCCGGCATGGCCCAGCCCGGCCTGCCTCGCTTCCCCCACCAGCTACTGAGGGCGGCCTGGGGCCTTGGGGGCAGCACGGAGGAAGAGGGGGCCTCGCCGGGCGCACCTGGGACCTCGTTCACCAGGTGAGACACCCCCTGTGATGAGAAGGAGGTTATTAAGGACCTGGTTCACCAGGTGAGACACGCCCCTGTGATAAGTAGGAGGCTATTAAGGACCTTGTTCACCAGGTGAGACACGCCATGTGATGAGTCTGAGGTTATTAAGGACCTGGTTCACCAGGTGAGAAACGCCCCTGTGATAAGTAGGAGGTTACTAAAGACAGAACATGAAGTCCTGCTGGACAAGTCTCTGGATAACTGGAATCTCTTTGCCCAACAAACCCTATTCCTGTGTCCGGCCCCCCCAGGTACCCGGGCCTCCTGAGGGAGATGACCCCCCAGGAGCAGGCTGATCCCAGGGAGCAGACGGagatgcaaccccccccccagtcccgcCTCCTCCAGTACCGTCAGGTCCAGTCCCGTTCCCCCGGAGACCCCTCCTCGCCGTCCGCCACCTCATCCAATCACATGGCGGCATTCCCCACGGGGCCATACCCCCAGGACCCGGGCCGAGACCTCCTGGCAGACCTGGGCGCCCAACAGCAGCTCCACCAACAGCACCCTGGCACCGCCCTCTATAACCACGGCTCCTACCCCCACCATCATACCCTGGgccctcccgcctcccccccgctctcccaGGCCAAGTACCTGCCTCCGGAGGCCCAGTGGTCTCACGGGGGAGCTGCATCAGGTGGACCACCTCCTCCGCAGCAGAGCCACCTGCTCGGGAACCAAGGCCACAGCTTTCCGTACGGGATGCCCGTAATGGGACACCCCAGTAGGCAGGAGCAGGTCCATCTGAtgcagctccaccaccagcagcagcagcagcagagccagggACCAGGTGCGGAGACGTACCACCACCCCCTGTCTCCCAGGACCACAGCGGCAACCACGGCTCTCCACAACGTAGACGAGGTGAGAAGACTCCTGACCCCGtgaccttaaaggggacatattataccaccaggtgtgagtgtgattagccttacaagccgtttcgaaaatctggcccctatgacatcactagtgggcgtgtccacctagatctgtgctggatagatgagcaacgtttacttcagttccctgggtaggctggtagactgatctatccagcacagatctaggtggacacgcccactagtgatgtcatatggggccaattttctaaacggcttgtaaggctaatcacactcacacctggtggtataatacgtcCCCTTTAAGAGTCAGGTGATCAGTGAGTTCGAGTTCTGCCCTGGCTGCAGACCGGGACAGAGAAGAGAGTCACCAGTTCACTGATGGCCAACCATCAGAACCAGTCTCAGCAGAACAGAATGGCTTTTGGTAGCCCTTGGCTTGATGAGGAGGTTTCAGATGAGGATCCTGCTACCTTATCCAACAACACAACGCTAACACTTTGTCAAAGAGCGCAGTCTTAACCATGTTATTTACAATGTAGTTGTGGAGCTAGAAGGTGAGGTACTGGGAGCGGTCCCATGTTACCATGGTCCCAAGACAGGCTACCGTGTGTCTTCTTCTATGGTACCAGGTTGTAGACagtctctatctcctcctccccagtacgAGCCCAGGGGCCCCGGGCGGCCCCTATACCAGCGGCGGATCTCCTCAACCTACCCCGACGAGCCCTCCCCCTCCGGCACCCATACCAGCCTATCCCAGCAGGTCCAGCTCTGCCAGCCGGACCCCCAGGAGCACCCCCACGACCATGGCCACGGCCACACACAGCAGCCCGGCCACGCCCCCTACGGTTATCCCCCGGGCGAGCTGTGGCCCAGTAACGGAGGAGGAACCCCCGGCGCCTTCCACAACATTCCATGCAACGGCGCCGGCTCTTTAGCCCACCACCGAGAGCTGCTAGGTAGATACCCCCCACCAACACGGAGAGCTGCTAGGTagatacccccccacccccaccacgagAGCTGCTAGGTAGGTACCTACCTAGCTGCTCTCCTGTAGCTTCAGTCCCTCTACTCTAACATGTCTTCCCTCTTTCTGTAGCTTCAGTCCCTCTACTCTAacctgtctcctctcctgctctagCTTCAGTCCCTCTACTCTTAACCTGTCTCCTCCTGTTTCTTCATACCCTCTACTCTaacctcgtctcctcctctcctgcagcGGTGTCCTCCAAGGCCCTCCGGCCCGCGGGGGAGGAGCAAGGCAAAGCGGAGGGGCcagcagggcagcagcagccgccgcagccCCCAGCTGGAGCCAGCCTCCCGCACCTTGGACAATTCCCCCCTCTCATGCCCCACGCCAAgctgcagcagcaacagcaacaacagcaacaacagcaacagcagcagcagcagcagcaacaacagcagcaacagcagcagcagcagcagggccctCCAGAATCTGGGCAGGGGCCCCCCAACCAGGCCAAGCCCCCCACCATGTCGTATGCCAGTGCCCTGCGGGCCCCGCCCAAGCCCCGGCCCGCCGCCCGGCCTGAGCAGTCCAAGAAGAACAGCGACCCGCTCTCGCTGCTGCAGGAGTTAAGCATCGGCAGCTCCAACGGCAGTAACGGGTACTACTCCTACTTTAAGTAAGCCTCTTTAAGGCACCACCTCAACTACTTGGCCCATCCCTGAGTACTTAAactcctccccatccctcctcaaGAAgtgatatttaaatataaaaaaaaatatatataaaaaaggtaaaactgtgaaactaaataaaaaaagggaTAAAATATCTGGTGAAAAAGTGCTATCaatagttttttgttttgttggtttttttcAGCCTTTTTGTTTTATCTGTTATAGTCAAATCTTCTCACATATTCACATATCTGTGAAGAACAAAGAcctaagtatatatataatgaacGCATTACCGTATGTATACATACTCATTatgtatatatgaatatatacttatattatgTAAACTTGTAAATGTACGTAATtcagaaaaaaaatcaaaagaaaaaaaaaatcctaaatttGAAAAAAGCCTAAAAAGATGTGACTTAGTTGACCACTTAGCAGCCAGGACGTTTTCTTACAAGCTGAAGGGTGAGTGCTGACCGAGGGACTACTCAGACTGCCAGGGCTCTTCGTGGTTTCCTATCTTTCCGTTCCAGTGGTCTTTGTACGCCTGGTTTTTTTCCTACTTCTATAGTTgcagtaaaaacaaaacaaaaaagaccaAAAAGATGTTGCTAAGTGGTCAGCTGACTCGGTGTATAGAAGTAGACCTGTTTTCTCTAATCTGTACATAGATAAACATCATAATGAATTGTTTGCCACAGACAGAAGTCCACGTTAGTGTTCAACTGAGAACAGAtcttctgcttctcctccccACTGGGACTTTTTATTTGACCTAAAGCGTGGTTACACATTGATTACGTTTGCCTGATTATAATTACTTTAACACTTAAACCGAACACGTTTGTTGTTTTGCATTTTGATTTTCTTTgttgtaattttttttctttcaaaatggCTATTCTGTACAATTATAGAAACTATCTCACACTCAATCatgtttcatttaaaaaaacaaaaacaaaaaacaggtTATGAAGGAAATCATTGTCCTAAACACATGATCTACAGCAGAGGAAGAGGCCCTCCAGgaggcactcacacacgcagacacgcacacccaGATGTGCACGCTCATGCAGGCATGCCTCGGCGGAAGAGGAGGACTGTCCCCACAAGGCTCCACAGGCCTCCTGGATCATAGGGCAGGGCTACATGGAGGAATGCGTCTCCATACACTTGGTTAAGGGGTTTGTAGGAGGTCAGGTTCTCATCTCCAGGGGGAAACGCTGGCGTGTCTGAGGAAGTTGTCCCAGGGGTGTAAAGGTGAAAAGGCTAGTCTTTAAGAAAGTGTTTATAGAGGCGAGGTCAGAGGGTCAAGTTGACTACATGTATCCCATCAGTTTTTAGGTTGGTTTCATTCAGAGGGATTGATAACTCACTGGCTGAAGGCCTAAAAGTAACTGAACAATTGTATTTACCATCTGAGATAGGTTACCAGCTGGCtgtactttattatttatcttcTTTTTATTACCTAAAGATAAAATGCAAAAAGAAGTGGCACATATCAGAAGatcgatgatgatgaggattagGATGGTCAGATGGTTATGAGAGCGGACTGGAGGCCGCTGGGGAGGGGTCGCCGTGGGACTCCTAGGAGCTCCGGAGAGGCTTGGGTAACAACAGTCAGCAGTAGTTTAATAGAGACCATTCAGTCCATTACAAATGCATACTTGTAAATACACATTTTCTAGAGAtttccaaaaaagaaaaagaaaagaaaaagattttGGGGAGTGCCCCCCAATTGGACGTGCTGTCTCAGAGAGGCGTGTCCTTTTTAATTATGCAaatccctctcacacacactccccagcGTCCATGTTGCAGGGGGGTGCAGGCGACCTGATTGATGTTGTGAGATAGTTTCTGGCTGAGGAGACCCCCGAAGCTTCGTTTCtggcggagagggggggggggttctttctTTGAACTCTTGTTTGACCTTTCGTTCCGTGCATGTTCAGCTGACCAGACTGATtttaacccctccccctctgttttTCTCAAGCTCTTTGTATTGATTTGTGGGGGGTGGATAAGTAAACAGGTTTATGttcacaatacaatacaagttTGAGTATATTATTTGATGTGTACAATGACTTGTGACATtatagaaaaaaacatattcTACTATTTTACTACCATGCCCATGGAATATGTACTGGTCGTGTGAGTTTTTTTCTGTTCTCTACTTATTTAGCATGGCTGTGCTCATGTTGCTCGCTACCAGGTGccattattattttcaatttctgtCGGAAACAAACCAGTTCAGAACCATTTTCCACAAATGATTTGAACAAGTTACGCGATACAAGTGCTCCTCAAACGGCCTCATCCTGCTCTTCAGTGGGATGTTTAAAACACCACCAGGCCTCTGCTCCACCAGGCCTCCTAAACCAAACCCcaggccctccccctcctgaaCCACTCCCCAGGCCCACCTCCTGCTGAGCATGAACGGTCCCAGACCCCAGGGAACGTTCATCAGTTTGGGATAAAGGTACACGCGCACAGCAGCATTTGTACTGCTCTTCTAATGGTAGAACTGATGGCCCAGTGGTCAGCGAGGCACCGGCAACCAGCCAGAGACCAGCGTGTTCTGgtgagacacccccccccccccctgttctgCAGTAGGTGGAGGCACCTCTCAAAGCTCCAGCATCCTTCAGGCCGTTCACTAGAACTGTTTACTAGAGATGTTCTGATCCGTTGGCTGGTGGGCCTCATAGCAGATTTAGACTGTTTCAAAGGATTCTTTTAACTCTtatcttttttgggggggggggggttgttttctgtttctctattaaagtgtttttcttttttaatgaagTTTATTGGAAATcttggtctttgtgtgtgtgtatgtgtgtgtgtgtgtactgggaCAGATCATGCCTCAGTGCTACACTATATTCTTTTTGCCAaacttgatttattttttaaatattgcttACCTCCTAGAGCATCCcgcaatgtcttgcgatattgatatcccccctcaGAATGTTTTGACGGCTCCGCCGTCAACACTCTCCCAAGTAAGACGTTATGTCTTATTCAAACAACCCGCCGAACCGCATATCAACAAACAAGTCTCAAGATCTTTacggtcccatggcatgaaagtGTCACTTTATGAggatttctaacattaatatgagttctcCTAgtctgcctatggtcccccagtagcttgAAATGGCGTTAGTTGTAAAACAAGccctaggtatcctgctctgcctttgaaaaaacaaaggtCAGACGCGCCGATTTGGAATTTTCCCCTTATGTCATCATACGGAGACAtgctacctcccctttctctgcttagcccgcccagagaatttggcccgccaataaGACGATGAGCTACGAACATGGTTGGTGTTATGGCGgataacacgtcgggttctctgacgtctctggtattttctaggcctgcagcggattcgaattgtatccgaatccgttcggttcgtttaccacagttcggagcattctggagatccgcggatttcggtttcatgaaggcattgccttatgtagcgtattttgcctactgtagcctacgtccgatacaaaagtgtgtttaggacccagcagaatgcattctctccagtgctgcccgagccaatgagacttttcccgcttcatgctgcgctcgtcgccagagttctaagcctcgtcggccgttatcccttacatgttacactcagtgcaccatgttttcaaatgcatttaggggaacatttattgcacaaaaaagccttgcaagttgtctgattacagtcaattaacacattgcaaatagcctgtgggtctcattcgtttttgtgtttctcccccaaaccctccatcaaaaaaaagtctgcctttttactatcacggacatgatcctaatccgaaccgtatccgtaaccgaggcccaaaacggttatctgaaccgaaccgtggacacactgatccgtttcaccactAGTATTTTCACAACGacactcgtagtgggggttatctcggcaatggttgagaaggaattggggggaaaggaactttggctaggctccctgaagtacatgaactgtgacatggaggagaaagggattgttgaccgcgattgtcCCGCTGATtctcccgctgccgaggcgttGGTGCCTCGGCAGTGGGCAGCCGgcctccggcgggagacaatcgagggcaacaatccctttctcctccatgtccgggtttagtctacttcagattgttgtggaagtggagggttatctcagccatggttgagaaggtattgggggggggggggaaaggaactttggctttgactccctgaagtacatgaaccactaCATAGAGGAGTAATTTCAGATTCATATCCTCTGgcggtgcacacagcttttgaccgtgataatatatattatatgatatagatatctatgtttaatatattattcagatatagagctccaggactcccgccgattaattaacaattaatcctgcgccccctcccttctccgttccattagggaacatgtttggtttcatttcacttgtttcgtatatttctCCCGCCctactcctctccccctcccccactcaagCCTGTGCTTTATTTCACGGCTCTTCTTAATGCTgtggaatgctccgttcacttgcatgggccttcccaacttCCGGCGatcaattattttttgataattgaccgttgctaagcatgtaatgaccgctgtcaaggacaGTGTTTTTTTGCCTCGAATTCACGTCTTTCATATCACTCCGCAAATAGTCCGGTAATTTGTCAACCCCAGCGCATTCGGTTGTATCTGTCAACGTATTTggcaaactatttctctgctgatcaacaaattgtaaaaagacacaccatttgaagttattttttcgttttggcaagtagctaTGTAATAAGCGgtataatgtatagaacgccggtcattttTGAAAATAAGCcgcttcagggcgaagcaagacgccTCCGCTTCGctctgtctgggcttattttccctatattttcccgataatgaccggcgttatATAAATTATCCCTTAGTTTCACTAAGGTGCTTCTGTAAATGAATTTTTACAGAATTTTCAGTTTCAGAAGAagctgtttgttattattattattattttcaactaaccaatagtagttgccatgtatttaaaaaatatcaatGCCCTTTGACCTCTGAATAACAGTTAAAGCCATTGAATAATTTATTTGCATGcatagaccaatgtgtggcgCAGCGCCAAAGAATCAACACagagcgccacaaattgattctgcttctttttttattaaggGATGTTCTGCGTTGTTTGATTGTTGGTGTGATGGGTAGAGAAGGACCACGGGACACAGTTGTTCGGAGTTGTGGAATACGCTTGGCAATTTATTCCCCAACAGTGGAAATTCTTCAATAGTCGCCTTGGATCTAGGGTCAAACAAGAATTAGAAAATACTCTTTGACCcaacaaaatgtaaaaataaatacatgt
Coding sequences:
- the LOC130377454 gene encoding probable helicase with zinc finger domain yields the protein MHSEAAPSVCFRFNIKVNLQLVTSFMLTGISGGAKYAQNGQLFARFKLTETLSEDTLAGRLVMTKVNSVLLLPVGREWCGGQPGLKERVYEAVIEEKTKDYIFLRICRECCDELGLLPDRELQVELQFQLNRLPLCEMHYALDRIKDNNILFPDASLVPTIPWSPNRQWDELLDPRLNAKQKEAILAITTPVTLPLPPVLLIGPYGTGKTFTLAQGVKHILRQQHSRVLICTHSNSAADLYIKDYLHPYVEAGNPHARPLRVYFRNRWVKTVHPVVQQYCLISDTHYTFQMPKRDDILRHRVVVVTLSTSQYLCQLDLEPGLFTHILLDEAAQAMECETIMPFALASKNTRIVLAGDHMQLSPFVYSEFARERNLHVSLLDRLYEHYPQEFPCRILLCENYRSHEAIINYTSELFYDGKLMASGKQPSHKDFYPLTFFTARGEDVQEKNSTAYYNNAEVFEIVERVEEMRRKWPVSWGKLDEGSIGVVSPYADQVFRIRAELRKKRMHEVSVERVLNVQGKQFRVLFLSTVRTRHTCKHKQTAIKRKEQLVEDSTEDLDYGFLSNYKLLNTAITRAQSLVAVVGDPIALCSVGRCRKFWEHFISICHQNTSLHGITYEQIKAQLEALELKKTYVLNPLAPEFIPRALRILLSSHQPSQNLHQHQHSHHPQAATCKQQPPVQQQVLQQQPSQQQSPPKGKHGNHTEHFPPEGFVQASPAVLMGNPIRAFSPPLGGTPAALGKSPSPVQRIDPHTGASILYVPAVYGGNMVMSMPLPLPWAGYPNRFAMDPRIMNHQAAMAYNFNLLQAQNRGPSLPYGAVGHPSPLGLAQPSPDKELHVDPLRNGKLEGCPKPEQSRLQTPERKLAELKDKQGDVDAGRGLESHIDGPGAFPNTMLNRKDPSAGHRPLNYHLTPPNQGFVPHPSGGRPFPQQYPVSRLPYRVGQPSQHPAMGQQSQLGTAYSGGIHNPAFFGGPVPSHRGVHSPTLDGSESVDDGAGSMRAPMGAHAAGHHPGLLQPGRVNNFGEEGPDGGPADSLDLQGSLALEVLGQQQQAARLGQWGEPGGPFLQGGMAFPLPPQLAHLAQPGIVQPGMAQPGLPRFPHQLLRAAWGLGGSTEEEGASPGAPGTSFTRYPGLLREMTPQEQADPREQTEMQPPPQSRLLQYRQVQSRSPGDPSSPSATSSNHMAAFPTGPYPQDPGRDLLADLGAQQQLHQQHPGTALYNHGSYPHHHTLGPPASPPLSQAKYLPPEAQWSHGGAASGGPPPPQQSHLLGNQGHSFPYGMPVMGHPSRQEQVHLMQLHHQQQQQQSQGPGAETYHHPLSPRTTAATTALHNVDEYEPRGPGRPLYQRRISSTYPDEPSPSGTHTSLSQQVQLCQPDPQEHPHDHGHGHTQQPGHAPYGYPPGELWPSNGGGTPGAFHNIPCNGAGSLAHHRELLAVSSKALRPAGEEQGKAEGPAGQQQPPQPPAGASLPHLGQFPPLMPHAKLQQQQQQQQQQQQQQQQQQQQQQQQQQQQGPPESGQGPPNQAKPPTMSYASALRAPPKPRPAARPEQSKKNSDPLSLLQELSIGSSNGSNGYYSYFK